In Lolium perenne isolate Kyuss_39 chromosome 5, Kyuss_2.0, whole genome shotgun sequence, the sequence gtgctggaggaagaagaaggggaccttaaatagaggtgcggcgaagcggcgtaccgttggatggaaaaagtgtgcggcagatgatgtacacgtggaacaggggtaaaaaagtaatttcaccctggaggagttacagtgcgtgcgccaggaaaagcggaggacgtgtgtcccccacttgcacgacgtgtcaatacgatgcgtaatttgggcccgcaaggcagcgagagagaacaTCTCGCGATTTCCGGGAactgcggtcgtggctatcgtcggcAATGACATCACTTTAGCAAAAGAAAAATTCGACTTacagcttcataaaaaaggcgacatcaaaaaatattggagagcctttgatcaaatacaagtttttgataaaatgctcgggggctactttggaaaaaatgaaaagttcgagaaagacaaaatagaaatagtgtgagcctatgatcaaatacaaatatttgctcatagcctcgggggctactcctatcgggagcgctgttcgcgcacccgagagatttgaaaatatcgggagagaaaagaaaatatagcggcataaggcgtggagcctacacccaagcacaagtccttagctgtagcctcggggctactcccatcgggaacgctgttcgcgtgcccgatgaaattataaaaaaaaaagagaaaagaagaaagatagaagaacaagagagtatatttcgagttataagtaactctacatatactcccatcgggaggtcaatATAAGACATCCGTTgaatcaataaaatgtgccattcaagtaggtttttgcggattgccactagagaagttaactagtacctgatccgtcagatgaactagccccaactaccattatccctgtacaatatagaaattcatatgaataagtatagagaagtttaaagttgtcgagtaaatataaacagtggagattttccctgactctacgattcaagcaaaatctcgggggctactgacataggcacccccaatgggcctgccgaagatagtacccggggtttactgaaggcccacgactcaaagaataagaagaatcggaagcccaagttgttattaaggaaagctagagttgtattaggagataatatttgtaatcttgcgggatgagttggaaaccctcccggactctgtaacttgtacaatacgaatccctcggctccacctcctatataagggggagtcgagggacaaagaaagcatcgaatcattgtctcacaaaccctagttttcataatcgtcgagtacttttcggctgaaaccttcgagatctacttgccctctacttccaactaaaccctagtctacaacccgtaggcattgacaagttaatcccttgtaaattggcgccgtctgtgggaaatagaggcgtcaaggatctgatctcgatggcacgttcaagatcgtcgacttcatcaactgcaagcaacgcgatggatcgaggtaaacagatcgcaactggtcctgtcgattttgttcctcacccgccctcccgtttggatgcatatgcgtatctggtgaGTTGAACTCTGTTGATAGTCCGGTGAGATCTCCGTTTCGTTCTAGTATTCCAGAGGGTGTATCTGCAGAATCCTGGAACCGTGCTCCGGATCCTCCTTCAATGGATTTGTTTCCTCAAGGTTCCGAAGAATGGGAGTTCTTCAATGCAATCCCAGACAGAACAAGTCTTAGATCAACTGCTGATACTGCTGCATCTTCTGATATGTGTCCAGTTCTTGTGCCTGAGTTGGAGAAGCCACTGTCTGTCGAAAAAACATCTTGTTCAGCTGATGTGGCTGCTGTGGTTAATCCACCTCCTGCAGCTGTTCTGAAGAAACCTTCTGGTGCGGCTGTTCTGGATAATCCAACTGCTGCGACTGTTCTGAAGAAACCACCCGCTGCAGCTGCTGTGGAGATGGTACATGTTGTGGCTGCCGTGGAAAAGGCACCTGATGTGGCTACCGTGGAGAATCCAACTGCTGCGGCTGCTGTGGAGAATAAGGCACCTGCTCCGCCTGCTATGGAGAATCCAGTTGTTGCGGCTGTTCTGAAGATACCACCCGCTGCAACTGCCGTGGATCCTCCGGAGAATCACGGTAAAGAGTCTGATGTGGATAACCTGCCTGCTGCGGCTGTTGTGAAGATTCCACCTGTTACAAGTATGTGCTTTTTGTATATCTTTTTGTGAACATTTCTTGGGTTCCTTGGCTGCAGCTTATTTgtgttttggttttttttttgcagcAAGCGAGAATGATGCAACCATTCAAAATTTCATCATTGTTGAAGCTGCTGTTTTGGGTGAGCCAAAGACACCAATTGGCCCCAAGAGTGCAGGTGCACTGTTTCAACGTTTTATAGTCTTTGTATGCTTTGTGTCAATTGGTTGACACACCCTCTGTTTTTCCTTGTTTTTCTTCTACCTCTGCAGATGTCATTATGGATTCTGTTGAGAAAGATGCTACTACTGGGGTAGATACAGTTGATAAGAGGAATAGAGCAAAGAGAGCAGCAAAGGATGAGCTTTCACCTCCTAAAATGAAGAAGATTCGGGTCTCTCAAGATACAGTTCATACGTACGACAAATTTGTCATACATGGTCAGAAATTAAAGAGGCAGCCGAAGAATGATATGCCGTGAGTTCACATTTTTTGTTATATTTGCATTTTTGTTAAAACAGTATGTTTCTTTAATAAATAGATGTTGCTTCAATTGATACTACAATGTGCTTCTTTGGTTCAATTTAGGAGTTTCAATATTATAAATGTATTGCTTCATTACATGAAACTTTTTGCTTCTAAGCATGTAACTGGCCTTTTTATGTTTTTACATATGCTTCTTCACAGCAAAGCTTTTGTTCAGATTGGACGCTACTTTTGCACATACAGAAGCTTTGTAGCTTCTCTCAAGCCTCGAATGCCACTAGATAGCCAGGTAATGGATGTGTGGACTGAGAAGTTCAACCGTGAATCAACATTATTGGCTGCGAAAAGCAACCGAGCAAAGAAAAAGTATGCGTTCTCGCAGCATATGGTGGTTAGTACTTCCACGACTTAACTTTTCAAACATTGTTCCAGCAACATTCAATCCATCATCTAACAAGACAGTCATGAATTTTTCAGTCTAAGCTAATTGTCGATCCAGCAACATTCAATCCAAATGAATGCATGAAAGATTTCAAGTCCGAAGTCAGCAAGTCAAAAATGCTAAAAGATGACCTCGTGAGCTTTTTATTTTGTAACTTGTTTTTCCTGTTGTGTCTCATTTATGGTAGACTTCAGAAGGTTCTTATTTTGTTTCAATGGTGTTCCGTAGCTGTACTTTCCTGTTGTGAAAGACTACCACTGGATTGTGTGTTCTATCAATCTTGTGCACAAGCAGTACCACATTTTTGATTCATTGCTTAAAGCTGATGGTACCAGCAAGTTGCAAGAAGCTGCAAATAATCTGGTTAGTGATACAAATAGTTCATGTAGCATATGTGTATTAAAAATCAATGACTAACTACACTTGCTTTTGTTACTTCATAGTTCACAAACTTCAGGAGGCTTGTCAATGAGTTAGGTCTAGCAAAGATTGATTGGTCCGTTTACAACTTGTCTACACCTGACCATCCACAACAGAAGACAACGTCCGTTTCATTGTTTTCAGAGCCTTTTTTGCAAAATCCAAATTGTTACCCAAACATACAACTC encodes:
- the LOC127298095 gene encoding putative ubiquitin-like-specific protease 1B; the encoded protein is MKDFKSEVSKSKMLKDDLLYFPVVKDYHWIVCSINLVHKQYHIFDSLLKADGTSKLQEAANNLFTNFRRLVNELGLAKIDWSVYNLSTPDHPQQKTTFDCGFFCLLYMDHFTGKVVAEFDDKVIPDFRKYIASSLINNRDNAESVEKLMDAELQSK